GCATGCTGTCGTTCGTTCGGCCGCAGCGCTGGCGTGCCGCGACTGCGGTGAATCACCCCGATCCACTCCTGCTCGGAGTGAAGCGGCGCTACCGCCTGCTCACCTATGGAACTGCCATGCACATAAGGCGTGTGCAGGGTCTCCATATCGACTTCGACGTATAGCTTCCAGTTAGCCTGGACGACGTAATTGCGGGTTCTTACGCACCGCATGGAGGAAACGGCGTGTGGGGCAGCAATGCGGTCGAAGTAGTCCCCCATGTATCGATTGATATGATCTTCGGGTGAAGCGATGCCGCGATCAAGATTGACGAAAACCATGTTTTGGCGCTCGGTCACCGGCAGCTTCACCAGTGCGCGGTCTGCGGCCAATTCCCGACTGGCCCCGAGGCCAGGAGCACGCAACAAGCACCCATCCACGTCATAGGCCCATCCATGGTATGAACAGACAAACGCCTTCGCGGTCCCATTGTCCTCGCACACTAAAGGTGCTCCACGATGTCTGCATACATTTATGAACGCCCGCAGTGCGCCATCCCCATTGCGTGCGACCAGGACCGACATGCCGAGGATTGAGCGTGTGACATACTGGCCTGCCGCTTCCAGCGATGTCCCAAGGCATATGAAGTGCCAAGCCGACCGAAAGACGGCATCTTTCTCTCGCTCAAACCAGTCCATCGAGCGATAACAACTTGCCGGCGGGGTGCATGCCGTCTGCAGCGGCTTAAGCACCCTCAGGATGTCCGAGTTCATGGTATTGCGCCTCCGACCTGCCGCTGCGATTGCAGCTGCCTCCTCTAAGTACCTAATAAGGCGCTTCAGTAACTCGTACGTCGCTTTGATTCCCAACTCCTGGAGTACCGGTTGTCGCCCACGGGACTGAGCGAAACCAAGCTACTCCGCGCAGCCAATATCCGGCCGTCAGCGCGCCGGACAGTGACTGCACTGGCCGACCAGCAATTACTGTCGGATATCATGGAATAACGCTCTCGATCACGCCGATAGCTTGCAGCACACCAACTCACGTCCCGCTATGCTGAGACGACGGAGAACCCGGCATTTCGAATGAGTTGAGCGATCTTCGCGTCATAGCTATGTGGTGGCTTCCAGAAGCAGCGAGCACCGGCAGCTTCCCCATGTGCCCGGCCAGTTCTTTTTCACCGGGTCGCTGCCGAGTGTCCCAGCATCGCACATAAGGCCGCGCGGGATGAGGTCACGCATG
The sequence above is a segment of the Bordetella genomosp. 9 genome. Coding sequences within it:
- a CDS encoding aromatic ring-hydroxylating oxygenase subunit alpha, with product MNSDILRVLKPLQTACTPPASCYRSMDWFEREKDAVFRSAWHFICLGTSLEAAGQYVTRSILGMSVLVARNGDGALRAFINVCRHRGAPLVCEDNGTAKAFVCSYHGWAYDVDGCLLRAPGLGASRELAADRALVKLPVTERQNMVFVNLDRGIASPEDHINRYMGDYFDRIAAPHAVSSMRCVRTRNYVVQANWKLYVEVDMETLHTPYVHGSSIGEQAVAPLHSEQEWIGVIHRSRGTPALRPNERQHAFPPAREAYGAGLEGTHFVVVLPGFFVITAPDCMWWIHKTPLSPDRTAVNVGYCFPKETLSSPEYAGRAKYYFARWDQVIHEDDRIVEHQQRGLVDGIQGCYADAESVVHEFDKRIVEKVLGRV